From Nitrospira sp., one genomic window encodes:
- a CDS encoding ABC transporter ATP-binding protein translates to MMDYPAELQTQPAAVRLRGIVKSFGTGDTKVTVLRGIDLDIYLGEMLLLVGESGGGKTTLLSAIAGILDIDEGDIDVLGVPLSDLPAGKRTTFRGQTMGFIYQQFNLLPALTATENVAVPLLIQKIGRSEALRRARAMLDRVGLGERAEFLPKNLSGGQQQRVAIARALVNEPRLLICDEPTAALDGPNGQKIMELLREVGRAPDRCVVIVTHDSRIFHFGDRMANLTDGRIVGIETITREGTV, encoded by the coding sequence CAGACTTCGCGGGATCGTGAAATCCTTCGGCACCGGCGACACGAAAGTGACCGTCCTCAGAGGAATCGATCTCGACATTTATCTGGGCGAGATGCTGTTGCTCGTCGGCGAATCCGGCGGTGGGAAAACCACCCTATTGTCAGCCATTGCCGGCATTCTCGACATTGATGAAGGCGACATCGATGTGCTGGGGGTGCCGCTGAGCGATCTGCCGGCAGGGAAGCGCACGACATTCCGCGGCCAGACGATGGGCTTCATCTATCAGCAATTCAATCTGCTGCCTGCATTGACGGCAACCGAGAACGTCGCCGTGCCGCTCCTGATCCAGAAGATCGGTCGCTCCGAAGCCTTACGGCGGGCGCGGGCCATGCTCGATCGCGTCGGCCTGGGGGAGCGGGCGGAGTTTCTGCCGAAGAATCTCTCCGGCGGGCAGCAGCAACGAGTGGCCATCGCCAGGGCGCTGGTCAATGAACCGCGCCTGCTCATCTGCGATGAGCCGACGGCGGCACTGGATGGCCCAAACGGACAGAAGATCATGGAGCTGTTACGCGAAGTGGGACGCGCACCGGACCGCTGTGTCGTCATCGTCACTCACGACAGTCGCATCTTTCACTTCGGCGACCGTATGGCCAACCTCACGGACGGACGGATTGTCGGCATCGAAACGATTACGAGAGAGGGCACGGTATGA
- a CDS encoding efflux RND transporter periplasmic adaptor subunit, translating into MIILKRVSVWAALAGIAFAAWVLMGANKTEPMPTPISEPPRSPYEQTVAASGIIESVNENVRIAPPVAGLITKMFVAVGDQVKEQAPLFQLDDRELRAQLLIRDAAIPPLQAQIDEQKYRIGDLDTQLRRLKSVHDERAVSEDDLKRTWYALEVAKRTQQRLEANLKQAIAQREEVTILLDRLTVRAPREGAILQVNVRAGEYATPGASEPLLLLGDTQRLQVRADVDEVNAPMVAPQASGVASLKSMAGTKIPLTFVRIEPYVVPKKSLTGDNSERVDTRVLQIIYRFDRPPFPVYAGQQVDVFIQRQPAGPAASASRPAAARQQEPAP; encoded by the coding sequence ATGATTATCCTCAAACGCGTCAGTGTATGGGCCGCCCTGGCCGGGATTGCCTTCGCAGCCTGGGTCCTGATGGGCGCCAATAAAACCGAACCGATGCCCACACCGATTTCTGAGCCGCCCCGCTCGCCCTATGAACAGACCGTGGCGGCATCCGGAATCATCGAGTCCGTGAACGAAAACGTCCGCATCGCCCCGCCGGTTGCCGGCCTGATTACCAAGATGTTCGTAGCCGTCGGCGATCAGGTGAAAGAGCAGGCCCCGCTGTTCCAACTCGACGACCGGGAATTGCGCGCCCAACTGCTGATCCGCGACGCGGCCATTCCGCCGCTGCAGGCCCAGATCGACGAGCAGAAATACCGCATCGGCGATCTCGACACCCAGTTGCGCCGACTCAAATCCGTGCACGATGAACGTGCCGTGAGTGAAGACGATCTCAAGCGCACGTGGTATGCCCTTGAGGTCGCGAAGCGCACGCAGCAACGCCTCGAAGCCAATCTGAAACAAGCCATCGCCCAGCGAGAAGAAGTCACGATTCTCCTCGACCGGCTGACGGTTCGGGCTCCCCGCGAGGGAGCCATTTTGCAAGTCAACGTCCGCGCCGGCGAGTACGCAACCCCGGGGGCGAGCGAGCCGCTCCTGTTGCTCGGCGACACGCAGCGACTTCAAGTGCGGGCTGATGTCGATGAGGTCAACGCCCCGATGGTCGCGCCACAGGCATCGGGAGTCGCCTCCCTCAAATCCATGGCCGGCACGAAAATCCCGCTGACGTTCGTCCGGATCGAGCCGTATGTCGTGCCCAAGAAATCGTTGACCGGAGACAACAGCGAACGAGTCGACACCAGGGTCCTTCAGATCATCTACCGATTTGATCGTCCGCCGTTTCCCGTCTATGCCGGCCAACAAGTTGATGTGTTCATCCAACGCCAACCCGCCGGCCCGGCAGCATCAGCATCCCGCCCTGCCGCAGCTCGCCAGCAGGAGCCGGCGCCATGA
- a CDS encoding efflux transporter outer membrane subunit, whose amino-acid sequence MTRRTSPLTIALAALSLTACVQGKNYERPAVDVPSNWSNIAGADPAQFPADQQPDAEWWRAFGNDELTGLIERALQQNHDVKRAVARVLESRAAVMSASAGLYPQANLQGSYSNLAVSKNTFAGLGLARGGQPGPQVFATPGSTFNLWNGSLDLRWELDFWGRIRRGEEAAVAEVGANEQDARAVALSLISDLGQSYFRIRELDEQIEIAARTVAVRQESLDIIKKRASAGLASDLDLARTDVLVAEAAGLLPDLTRSRTVELHRLEVLTGSSPGSIDLPRKALSAAVTQPEIPVGLPSQLLERRPDILQSESTLMAANARIGQARAYFFPTLSITGQGGLQSAEFANWFSGNSWNYSIGPSITLPIFLGGTNVARLDQAESRYQQMLESYQQTILQAFREVADLLVSLNSRAEQLARQQEQLAAARTAVTLATVRYRKGLVNYLDVLDAQRVVLSAETQVVLTERARLTDMVSLFKALGGGWKQPAPPISPA is encoded by the coding sequence ATGACGCGGCGCACGTCGCCCCTTACGATCGCACTCGCGGCTCTGAGTCTGACCGCCTGCGTACAGGGAAAGAACTATGAACGCCCGGCCGTCGACGTTCCAAGCAACTGGTCGAACATCGCAGGGGCAGATCCGGCGCAATTTCCCGCCGATCAGCAACCCGATGCCGAATGGTGGCGCGCGTTCGGAAACGACGAACTCACCGGTCTCATCGAGCGCGCCCTGCAGCAGAATCACGATGTGAAACGCGCGGTGGCCCGCGTGCTCGAAAGCCGCGCGGCCGTCATGTCTGCCTCAGCGGGACTCTATCCCCAGGCCAACCTACAGGGCAGTTACAGCAATCTGGCCGTCTCGAAAAACACCTTCGCGGGCCTGGGGCTTGCCCGAGGCGGACAGCCGGGGCCGCAAGTCTTCGCCACCCCCGGCAGTACATTCAACCTCTGGAACGGATCTTTGGATCTGCGCTGGGAACTGGATTTCTGGGGCCGCATCCGCCGCGGGGAAGAGGCTGCCGTCGCCGAGGTCGGCGCGAATGAACAGGATGCCAGGGCGGTCGCCCTGTCTTTGATCAGCGATCTTGGACAGTCTTACTTCCGCATTCGTGAGCTCGACGAACAGATTGAGATTGCCGCCAGAACCGTTGCAGTACGACAGGAATCCTTGGACATTATCAAGAAGCGGGCATCGGCCGGCCTCGCCTCCGATCTGGATCTGGCGAGAACCGACGTGCTGGTGGCAGAAGCCGCCGGATTGCTCCCCGACCTAACGCGAAGCCGGACGGTGGAACTGCATCGCCTTGAGGTCCTCACGGGTTCATCGCCCGGCTCGATTGACCTTCCTCGTAAAGCCCTGAGCGCCGCCGTGACGCAACCGGAAATTCCCGTCGGTTTGCCCTCTCAGTTACTCGAACGGCGACCGGATATTCTCCAATCAGAATCCACGCTGATGGCCGCGAATGCCCGGATCGGCCAGGCCCGCGCCTACTTCTTCCCGACCCTCTCCATCACCGGGCAAGGCGGCCTGCAGAGCGCCGAATTCGCCAACTGGTTTTCAGGAAACAGCTGGAACTACAGTATCGGTCCATCGATCACCCTGCCGATTTTCCTCGGCGGAACGAATGTGGCCCGGCTCGATCAGGCGGAATCGCGCTACCAGCAAATGTTGGAAAGCTATCAGCAGACCATCCTCCAGGCCTTTCGGGAAGTGGCCGATCTGCTGGTGTCCCTGAATAGCAGAGCCGAGCAGTTGGCTCGCCAGCAGGAACAGCTCGCGGCTGCCAGGACGGCTGTGACCCTGGCCACAGTCAGGTATCGCAAAGGCCTGGTGAATTACCTGGATGTGCTTGATGCCCAACGGGTTGTGCTCTCGGCCGAAACCCAAGTGGTCCTGACTGAACGGGCGCGATTGACGGATATGGTCAGCCTGTTCAAAGCGTTGGGGGGAGGATGGAAGCAGCCGGCCCCACCGATTTCTCCGGCATAA
- a CDS encoding IS1182 family transposase, with protein VPAGHLAHFVRDLVRESLDVSALLTPYTEDRGFPPYDPTMMTALLLYAYSQGLYASRRIAKACEERVDVMAVTARQSPDFRTISDFRKRHLPALGGLFTQVLQLCQQAGLVRLGHVALDGTKIRANASKHKAMSYSRMQTAEPALAAEVAQWLAQAATSDAHEDAAYGVDRRGDELPEWVTNKQHRVEKIRAAKAALEAEAQAKALGKKRTADLPSDRPRRGRPAKNPPGTPHARAQRNFTDPDSRIMKTQDGFIQGYNAQAAVDAEHQVIVAQGLTNQASDAHQLEPMLTHIRRNTGRQARELSADAGYCSEHNLTVLARRHVRGYIATGRHQHGAASAIGKRKTVPRTRVHAMAIRLKRAGYRSRYRLRKQVVEPVFGQIKQARGFRQFLLRGQLQVAGEWSLLCSVHNLLKLAGARG; from the coding sequence GTGCCCGCTGGGCATCTGGCTCACTTCGTGCGGGATTTGGTTCGCGAGTCGCTGGATGTGTCGGCGCTCTTGACGCCCTACACCGAAGACCGCGGGTTTCCGCCGTATGATCCCACGATGATGACCGCCCTTCTGCTGTATGCGTACAGCCAAGGGCTCTACGCGTCGCGACGGATTGCGAAGGCGTGTGAGGAGCGAGTAGATGTCATGGCCGTGACCGCGCGGCAGAGTCCAGATTTTCGCACGATCAGCGACTTTCGAAAACGGCACCTGCCGGCGCTGGGTGGACTGTTCACGCAGGTGCTCCAGCTGTGCCAACAGGCGGGATTGGTGCGCTTGGGCCACGTCGCATTAGATGGGACGAAGATCCGCGCCAACGCCTCCAAGCATAAGGCCATGAGCTACAGCCGGATGCAGACCGCCGAACCGGCGCTGGCCGCCGAGGTCGCCCAGTGGTTGGCACAGGCCGCAACCAGCGACGCGCACGAGGACGCGGCGTATGGCGTCGACCGGCGTGGGGACGAGCTGCCGGAGTGGGTGACGAACAAGCAGCACCGCGTGGAGAAGATTCGCGCCGCAAAAGCAGCCTTGGAAGCCGAGGCACAGGCCAAGGCCTTGGGCAAGAAGCGGACGGCCGATCTCCCGTCGGATCGCCCGCGACGAGGCCGTCCGGCGAAGAATCCGCCCGGCACGCCCCACGCCCGCGCGCAGCGCAATTTCACCGATCCGGACAGTCGCATCATGAAGACGCAGGACGGCTTCATCCAAGGCTATAACGCCCAAGCAGCCGTCGATGCCGAGCACCAGGTGATCGTCGCGCAGGGGCTGACGAACCAGGCGAGTGACGCGCACCAACTCGAGCCGATGCTAACGCACATCAGGCGCAACACGGGCCGGCAGGCGCGGGAGCTGTCAGCAGATGCGGGGTATTGCTCCGAGCACAATCTCACAGTGTTGGCTCGCCGCCATGTGCGAGGCTACATCGCCACGGGTCGGCACCAGCACGGTGCGGCCTCGGCCATTGGCAAACGCAAGACCGTTCCGAGGACGCGAGTGCACGCGATGGCGATCCGCCTGAAACGCGCCGGGTATCGCAGTCGCTATCGTCTGCGCAAGCAGGTGGTCGAACCCGTGTTTGGCCAGATCAAGCAGGCGCGTGGGTTCAGGCAGTTCTTGTTGCGGGGCCAGTTGCAGGTTGCCGGGGAGTGGAGTTTGCTCTGTAGCGTTCACAACCTGCTGAAATTGGCCGGAGCGAGAGGATGA